The following are encoded in a window of Sphaerisporangium siamense genomic DNA:
- a CDS encoding inorganic phosphate transporter, with protein sequence MDANTVLLAVVVVTALAFDFTNGFHDTANAMATSIATGALRPKIAVALSAVLNFAGAFLSLKVAATIATGIVETGAITLTVVFAGLVGGLAWNLLTWYFGIPSSSSHALIGGVVGATLIAAGSSAVKSAAIVAKVLIPALLAPLAAVLVATVGTYLVYALTRNVADGVRRRGYRYGQIGSASLVSLAHGTNDAQKTMGVITLALITAGAIGKEAGTPLWVIASSATAIAAGTWIGGWRVIRTLGKGLTEIETPQGFAAESSSAAVILASSHFGFPLSTTHVCTGSVIGSGLGRRLAEVRWGVATRMVTAWLLTLPAAALVGALAWGGADLIGGAAGVTVVFAVTLILSGALYLASRRAPVHAGNVNDDWAGGVASAPAVKGGVA encoded by the coding sequence ATGGACGCGAACACCGTGCTACTCGCAGTCGTCGTCGTCACGGCTCTGGCCTTCGACTTCACCAACGGTTTCCATGACACGGCCAACGCCATGGCCACGTCCATCGCGACCGGCGCCCTCCGCCCCAAGATCGCCGTCGCCCTGTCGGCGGTGCTGAACTTCGCCGGCGCGTTCCTGTCCCTGAAGGTCGCCGCGACGATCGCGACCGGCATCGTCGAGACCGGCGCCATCACGCTCACCGTGGTGTTCGCCGGCCTGGTCGGCGGGCTGGCCTGGAACCTCCTCACCTGGTACTTCGGCATCCCGTCGAGTTCCTCGCACGCGCTGATCGGCGGGGTCGTCGGCGCCACGCTGATCGCCGCGGGATCCTCGGCGGTCAAGAGCGCCGCGATCGTCGCCAAGGTGCTGATCCCCGCGCTGCTCGCGCCGCTCGCGGCCGTCCTCGTCGCCACGGTGGGCACGTACCTGGTGTACGCGCTGACGAGGAACGTCGCGGACGGCGTGCGCCGCCGGGGTTACCGGTACGGCCAGATCGGCTCGGCCTCGCTGGTGTCGCTCGCGCACGGCACCAACGACGCCCAGAAGACCATGGGCGTCATCACGCTGGCGCTGATCACCGCGGGCGCGATCGGCAAGGAGGCGGGCACCCCGCTGTGGGTGATCGCGTCCAGCGCCACGGCCATCGCGGCCGGCACCTGGATCGGCGGCTGGCGTGTCATCCGCACGCTGGGCAAGGGTCTCACCGAGATCGAGACCCCGCAGGGGTTCGCGGCGGAGAGCTCGTCGGCCGCCGTCATCCTGGCCTCTTCCCACTTCGGTTTCCCGCTGTCCACGACGCACGTCTGCACCGGCTCGGTCATCGGCTCCGGGCTCGGCAGGCGGCTGGCCGAGGTCCGCTGGGGCGTGGCCACCCGCATGGTCACCGCCTGGCTCCTCACGCTGCCGGCCGCCGCGCTCGTCGGCGCGCTGGCCTGGGGCGGCGCCGACCTGATCGGCGGCGCGGCCGGGGTCACCGTGGTGTTCGCGGTCACGCTGATCCTGTCCGGCGCCCTCTACCTGGCCTCGCGCCGCGCCCCGGTGCACGCGGGGAACGTCAACGACGACTGGGCCGGAGGCGTGGCCTCCGCCCCGGCCGTGAAGGGAGGCGTCGCGTGA
- a CDS encoding RrF2 family transcriptional regulator: MGEGVEWAVHCCLTLGWLGDDQPVPTAKLAAGYELPPAYLNKQLQALVRAGILTSTAGARGGFRLGRPLDKITLLDVVAAIEGPDEAFQCTEIRQRGSGAESPARSFLAPCAVATAMRKAELAYRRALAAQTLAEVKGAAERHVPRLGDSVRRWYGRG; the protein is encoded by the coding sequence ATGGGTGAAGGGGTCGAGTGGGCGGTGCACTGCTGCCTGACGCTCGGCTGGCTCGGGGACGACCAGCCGGTGCCGACCGCCAAGCTCGCCGCGGGCTACGAACTGCCCCCCGCCTACCTGAACAAGCAGTTGCAGGCGCTGGTCCGCGCCGGCATCCTCACCTCCACGGCCGGGGCGCGTGGCGGCTTCCGGCTGGGACGTCCGCTGGACAAGATCACGCTGCTGGACGTGGTGGCGGCGATCGAGGGGCCGGACGAGGCGTTCCAGTGCACCGAGATCCGCCAGCGCGGCTCGGGGGCCGAATCGCCCGCGCGCAGCTTCCTCGCGCCGTGCGCGGTCGCGACCGCGATGCGCAAGGCGGAGCTGGCCTATCGCCGCGCGCTGGCGGCGCAGACCCTGGCCGAGGTCAAGGGGGCGGCTGAGCGGCACGTGCCGCGCCTGGGGGACTCCGTCCGGCGCTGGTACGGGCGCGGCTGA
- a CDS encoding carboxymuconolactone decarboxylase family protein translates to MQPRMDNFAKIAAEGYRAMQAVEAYLGRSEVPDSLLELVRIRASQINGCGFCLDMHHHTAKRAGETDERLFAVAGWREAPYYTSEERAALALTEAVTRLADGEGVPDAVWDDAADNFDEKSLAALVVAIAQINSWNRINVTIRSVAGSHRHAVAAS, encoded by the coding sequence ATGCAGCCACGCATGGACAACTTCGCCAAGATCGCCGCCGAGGGCTACCGCGCGATGCAGGCCGTCGAGGCGTACCTCGGGCGCAGCGAGGTCCCCGACAGCCTGCTGGAGCTGGTGCGGATCCGGGCCAGCCAGATCAACGGCTGCGGGTTCTGCCTGGACATGCACCACCACACCGCCAAGCGCGCCGGCGAGACCGACGAGCGGCTCTTCGCCGTCGCCGGATGGCGCGAGGCGCCGTACTACACCTCGGAGGAGCGCGCGGCCCTCGCCCTGACCGAGGCCGTCACCCGGCTCGCCGACGGTGAGGGCGTCCCCGACGCGGTGTGGGACGACGCGGCCGACAACTTCGACGAGAAGTCGCTGGCCGCCCTGGTGGTCGCCATCGCCCAGATCAACTCCTGGAACCGCATCAACGTCACGATCCGCTCGGTCGCCGGCTCCCACCGCCACGCGGTCGCCGCGTCCTGA
- a CDS encoding MarR family winged helix-turn-helix transcriptional regulator: MSSDPPGFELPLRLFLGFRTLIDELHAELARQGHPDLRPMHGFVMQAIGVRGTTAADLGRRLGVSKQAAGKTVDTLERLGYVERAADPDDARRKVVRLTARGADSLARSARVFDALRARWAETIGEDRLRAMEADLRTLTPHDVFRLDVPGWFGYQ; encoded by the coding sequence GTGTCAAGCGACCCTCCCGGCTTCGAGCTGCCGCTGCGGCTCTTCCTGGGCTTTCGCACGCTGATCGACGAGCTGCACGCCGAGCTGGCCCGCCAGGGCCATCCTGATCTACGGCCGATGCACGGGTTCGTCATGCAGGCCATCGGCGTGCGCGGCACGACCGCCGCCGACCTCGGCCGCAGGCTCGGCGTCTCCAAGCAGGCCGCCGGCAAGACCGTCGACACGCTGGAGCGCCTCGGCTACGTCGAGCGCGCCGCCGACCCGGACGACGCCCGCCGCAAGGTCGTCCGGCTCACCGCCCGCGGCGCCGACAGCCTGGCCCGCTCGGCCCGCGTCTTCGACGCCCTGCGCGCCCGCTGGGCCGAGACCATCGGCGAGGACCGCCTGCGCGCCATGGAGGCCGACCTGCGCACCCTCACCCCGCACGACGTGTTCCGCCTGGACGTCCCCGGCTGGTTCGGCTACCAATGA
- a CDS encoding cupin domain-containing protein, with the protein MPVIRHAQSRRTETPNAVMTTYASPTQGGTGLSLWRVEMEAGQSGPAHAFDAELVWTVLSGEGAVEVGAESFTIMPGDTVVLPADVPRRLSTGSGLTLVAAAPAGARAYTTEGAPDVPRACAAPEGDMLLPAWMA; encoded by the coding sequence GTGCCCGTCATCCGTCATGCGCAAAGCCGCAGGACCGAAACCCCCAACGCCGTCATGACCACCTACGCCTCGCCCACCCAGGGCGGCACCGGCCTGTCGCTGTGGCGCGTCGAGATGGAGGCCGGCCAGTCGGGGCCGGCGCACGCGTTCGACGCCGAGCTGGTGTGGACCGTGCTGTCCGGGGAGGGCGCCGTCGAGGTCGGCGCCGAGAGCTTCACGATCATGCCCGGCGACACCGTGGTGCTGCCCGCGGACGTGCCGCGCCGGCTGTCCACCGGCTCCGGCCTCACCCTGGTCGCCGCCGCGCCCGCCGGCGCCCGCGCCTACACCACGGAGGGCGCGCCGGACGTGCCCCGGGCGTGCGCCGCGCCGGAGGGGGACATGCTGCTGCCCGCCTGGATGGCCTAG
- a CDS encoding S49 family peptidase, translated as MDATKAIMESVDRFRQRRTAPLILELDLTEGLTEGPPSDPLGAILSMRKTRFADVLEGLRRARRDPRVKGLVVKIGGRPIGLAMVQELRTAVVQLRAAGKMTVAFGETFGEFGAGTVPYYLASAFEKVYLQPSGDVGLTGVSLEQRFVKNALGKLGVDYQIGQRHEYKTAANTFTQDHMTEAHRESAERIAESVIEQIVAGVAEGRGLAPERVRELIDQGPFIGAEALEAGLVDRLAYRDEVYDEIREDGDLLLYVSRYAKGPISGKLPHPGERVVALIHGNGAIRLGRSGRSPLGGGGAMGSDTISAAFRAARKDDAVKAVVFRVDSPGGSYVASDVIWREVVLTRKAGKPVIISMGDLAASGGYFVSMAADVIVSQPGTLTGSIGVFGGKPSLAGLLGRAGITSESVDVGANSGMFSPSRSYSEAQWARVNTWLDRIYDDFVGKVAEGRGIDRERAHDLARGRVWTGADACDSGLVDRLGGLEDAVDLARSRAGLPKNAPVRTYPRVHPLERLRPAESSEDRAAALTRVRLEAWGPLTRLTAELGLPAYGPLMLPGWWTIR; from the coding sequence ATGGACGCGACTAAGGCGATCATGGAATCGGTCGACCGGTTCCGGCAGCGACGCACGGCCCCCTTGATCCTTGAACTCGACCTGACCGAGGGTCTCACCGAGGGCCCCCCGTCCGATCCGCTGGGCGCCATCCTGTCCATGCGCAAGACCCGTTTCGCCGACGTGCTGGAGGGCCTGCGCCGCGCGCGCAGGGACCCCCGGGTCAAGGGCCTCGTCGTCAAGATCGGCGGGCGTCCCATCGGGCTGGCCATGGTGCAGGAGCTGCGCACGGCGGTCGTCCAGCTCCGGGCCGCCGGCAAGATGACCGTGGCCTTCGGCGAGACGTTCGGCGAGTTCGGCGCGGGCACCGTGCCGTACTACCTGGCCAGCGCCTTCGAGAAGGTCTACCTGCAGCCCTCGGGTGACGTCGGGCTGACCGGCGTCAGCCTGGAGCAGCGCTTCGTGAAGAACGCGCTCGGCAAGCTCGGCGTCGACTACCAGATCGGCCAGCGGCACGAGTACAAGACCGCGGCCAACACCTTCACCCAGGACCACATGACCGAGGCGCACCGCGAGTCCGCCGAGCGGATCGCCGAGTCGGTCATCGAGCAGATCGTCGCCGGCGTCGCCGAGGGACGCGGCCTCGCGCCCGAGCGCGTGCGCGAGCTCATCGACCAGGGGCCGTTCATCGGCGCCGAGGCCCTGGAGGCCGGGCTGGTCGACCGGCTCGCCTACCGGGACGAGGTCTACGACGAGATCCGCGAGGACGGCGACCTCCTGCTGTACGTCTCGCGGTACGCCAAGGGGCCGATCTCCGGCAAGCTGCCCCACCCCGGCGAGCGCGTCGTGGCGCTGATCCACGGCAACGGCGCGATCCGCCTCGGCCGCAGCGGGCGCAGCCCTCTCGGCGGCGGGGGCGCCATGGGCTCGGACACGATCAGCGCCGCCTTCCGCGCCGCCCGCAAGGACGACGCGGTCAAGGCCGTCGTCTTCCGCGTCGACAGCCCCGGCGGGTCGTACGTCGCCTCGGACGTCATCTGGCGCGAGGTCGTGCTGACCCGCAAGGCCGGCAAGCCGGTGATCATCTCGATGGGCGACCTGGCGGCCTCGGGCGGCTACTTCGTCTCGATGGCGGCCGACGTGATCGTGTCCCAGCCGGGCACGCTCACCGGTTCGATCGGCGTGTTCGGCGGCAAGCCGTCCCTGGCCGGGCTGCTCGGCCGGGCCGGCATCACCTCCGAGTCGGTCGACGTCGGCGCCAACTCGGGCATGTTCTCGCCGAGCCGCTCCTACTCCGAGGCGCAGTGGGCGCGGGTCAACACCTGGCTGGACCGCATCTACGACGACTTCGTGGGCAAGGTCGCCGAGGGCCGGGGCATCGACCGCGAGCGCGCCCACGACCTGGCGCGCGGCCGGGTCTGGACGGGCGCCGACGCCTGCGACAGCGGCCTGGTCGACCGGCTCGGCGGCCTGGAGGACGCCGTCGACCTGGCCAGGAGCCGGGCGGGCCTCCCCAAGAACGCCCCGGTGCGCACCTACCCGCGCGTCCACCCCTTGGAGCGCCTGCGCCCGGCCGAGTCCAGCGAGGACCGGGCCGCCGCGCTGACGCGGGTCCGCCTGGAGGCGTGGGGCCCGCTGACGCGGCTGACCGCCGAGCTGGGGCTGCCGGCCTACGGGCCCCTGATGCTCCCGGGGTGGTGGACCATCCGCTGA
- the glgB gene encoding 1,4-alpha-glucan branching protein GlgB, with protein sequence MNADLDLNRLAGGAHHDPHSILGAHPSPDGMTVRALKPLAEKVELVLDDGGQETVHEMSHEAHGVFTATLPGVDKVPPYHLRVTYEGGEPHDVGDPYHHWPTLGEIDLHLIGEGRHERLWEVLGARVMRHGDEDGTAFAVWAPNARGMRVEGDFNHWNGSGHPMRSLGASGVWELFIPGVGAGERYKFSVLGADSVWRSKADPMARRTEIPPATASIVEESAYTWDDDAWMRDRAGRDRLAEPMAAYEVHLGSWRPGLSYIELATELVEYVQEMGFTHVEFLPVAEHPFGGSWGYQISSYYAPTARFGTPDEFRYLIDRLHAAGIGVLLDWVPAHFPKDEWSLGRFDGTPLYEHADPRRGTHPEWGTYIFDYGRREVRNFLVANAVYWLKEFHIDGLRVDAVASMLYLDYSRREGEWTPNIHGGRENLDAVEFLKEMNAVAYREEPGIVTIAEESTAWPGVSRPVYLGGLGFGFKWNMGWMHDTLAYLQHEPVFRQYHHHQMTFSLMYAYSENFVLPLSHDEVVHGKGSLLGKMPGDEWQRFANLRALLAFMWAHPGKKLLFMGSEFGQGSEWSEERGLDWWVLDFEPHQGVQRLMRDLNRVYGETRAMYSQDHTPDGFQWIDADDASGNVFSFVRHGDDGSMVACVANFSGRPHEDYVLGLPAGGRWEEVVNTDAYDYYGSGVGNLGAVEAEAEPWHGLPYSARLRVPPLGALWLRHDGPAARPVAEELPRAVRTSGPGAVRDAAEPGEDAADLGGGTAELGEGVTAPGGQPREEPGERA encoded by the coding sequence ATGAACGCGGACCTGGACCTGAACCGATTGGCGGGCGGCGCACACCATGATCCGCACTCGATCCTGGGCGCGCACCCCTCACCCGACGGCATGACGGTGCGGGCGTTGAAGCCCCTGGCCGAGAAGGTCGAGCTGGTGCTCGACGACGGCGGCCAGGAGACCGTCCACGAGATGAGTCACGAGGCGCACGGCGTGTTCACGGCCACGTTGCCGGGCGTGGACAAGGTGCCGCCCTACCACCTGCGCGTGACGTACGAGGGCGGCGAGCCGCACGACGTGGGCGACCCGTACCACCACTGGCCCACTCTGGGCGAGATCGACCTGCACCTGATCGGAGAGGGCCGCCACGAGCGCCTGTGGGAGGTCCTCGGCGCCCGGGTCATGCGCCACGGCGACGAGGACGGCACCGCCTTCGCCGTCTGGGCCCCGAACGCGCGCGGGATGCGCGTCGAGGGCGACTTCAACCACTGGAACGGCTCCGGCCACCCGATGCGCTCGCTCGGCGCCTCCGGGGTGTGGGAGCTGTTCATCCCCGGGGTCGGCGCGGGCGAGCGCTACAAGTTCTCGGTGCTCGGCGCCGACTCGGTCTGGCGGTCCAAGGCCGACCCGATGGCGCGGCGCACCGAGATCCCGCCCGCCACCGCCTCGATCGTCGAGGAGTCCGCCTACACCTGGGACGACGACGCGTGGATGCGCGACCGCGCCGGCCGCGACCGGCTCGCCGAGCCCATGGCCGCCTACGAGGTCCACCTCGGCTCCTGGCGCCCCGGCCTCTCCTACATCGAGCTGGCCACCGAGCTCGTCGAGTACGTCCAGGAGATGGGCTTCACGCACGTCGAGTTCCTGCCCGTCGCCGAGCACCCCTTCGGCGGCTCGTGGGGCTACCAGATCAGCTCCTACTACGCCCCGACCGCGCGGTTCGGCACGCCCGACGAGTTCCGGTACCTGATCGACCGCCTGCACGCGGCCGGCATCGGCGTCCTGCTCGACTGGGTGCCCGCGCACTTCCCCAAGGACGAATGGTCGCTCGGCAGGTTCGACGGCACGCCCCTGTACGAGCACGCCGACCCCCGCCGCGGCACCCACCCCGAGTGGGGGACCTACATCTTCGACTACGGCCGCCGTGAGGTCCGCAACTTCCTGGTCGCCAACGCCGTGTACTGGCTCAAGGAGTTCCATATCGACGGGCTGCGGGTGGACGCGGTCGCCTCGATGCTCTACCTGGACTACTCGCGCCGCGAGGGCGAGTGGACGCCCAACATCCACGGCGGGCGGGAGAACCTGGACGCGGTGGAGTTCCTCAAGGAGATGAACGCGGTGGCCTACCGCGAGGAGCCCGGCATCGTCACGATCGCCGAGGAGTCCACCGCGTGGCCGGGGGTGTCGCGGCCGGTCTACCTGGGCGGGCTCGGGTTCGGCTTCAAGTGGAACATGGGCTGGATGCACGACACGCTGGCCTACCTGCAGCACGAGCCGGTCTTCCGGCAGTACCACCACCACCAGATGACGTTCTCGCTGATGTACGCCTACTCCGAGAACTTCGTGCTCCCCCTCTCCCACGACGAGGTCGTGCACGGCAAGGGGTCGCTGCTCGGCAAGATGCCCGGCGACGAGTGGCAGCGGTTCGCCAACCTGCGGGCCCTGCTGGCGTTCATGTGGGCGCACCCGGGCAAGAAGCTGCTGTTCATGGGCAGCGAGTTCGGCCAGGGCTCGGAGTGGTCGGAGGAGCGCGGGCTGGACTGGTGGGTGCTGGACTTCGAGCCCCACCAGGGGGTGCAGCGGCTCATGCGCGACCTGAACCGCGTGTACGGCGAGACCCGGGCCATGTACTCCCAGGACCACACGCCCGACGGCTTCCAGTGGATCGACGCCGACGACGCCTCGGGCAACGTCTTCTCGTTCGTGCGCCACGGCGACGACGGGTCGATGGTGGCGTGCGTCGCCAACTTCTCCGGCCGCCCCCACGAGGACTACGTCCTCGGCCTGCCCGCCGGGGGCCGCTGGGAGGAGGTCGTCAACACCGACGCCTACGACTACTACGGCAGCGGCGTCGGCAACCTCGGCGCCGTCGAGGCCGAGGCGGAGCCCTGGCACGGGCTGCCGTACTCGGCGCGGCTGCGGGTGCCGCCGCTCGGCGCGCTGTGGCTGCGCCACGACGGGCCGGCCGCCCGGCCCGTCGCGGAGGAGCTCCCGCGGGCCGTCCGCACCAGCGGGCCCGGCGCCGTGCGGGACGCCGCCGAGCCGGGCGAGGACGCCGCCGACCTCGGCGGGGGCACCGCCGAGCTTGGGGAGGGCGTCACCGCGCCCGGCGGACAGCCTCGCGAAGAGCCCGGCGAAAGGGCATGA
- a CDS encoding maltokinase N-terminal cap-like domain-containing protein, protein MTHTLEELLAGWITGQRWFAGKSRAISGLAVESATPLPLRGLEETRQSDVAGSSRTTGDQVSVRHVVITVTQGDAVDRYQLLVGLRPELPQRLRHVAIGETAEGFAYDAVHDADVTGVLLAAMAGDADVGPLRFRRMPGTTIDTSLRSLVLGGEQSNTSLVFGDAYICKLFRKLIPGVNPEVEVVSALARRGSRNIARPYGWVETDVDGQSTTLAFVQEFLSTASDGWALALTSVRDLYGSPPGTPCCDAGGDFAAESHRLGMATARLHRQMADAFPTSTIEAPEVKRMVEGFRRRLESAISEVPELAAHAGVAHQAFDRLADIGRPITVQRVHGDYHLGQVMRTPSEWVVLDFEGEPGQPLRERRALDSPLRDVAGMLRSFDYAARHLLFGRPDAEALEPCAAEWAERNRAEFVAGYSAAGGRIHGDDAVVLRALELSKAAYEVVYEARNRPTWLPIPLAAFTQAAR, encoded by the coding sequence GTGACACATACTCTCGAAGAGCTCCTTGCCGGCTGGATCACCGGACAGCGGTGGTTCGCCGGCAAGAGCCGCGCGATCTCGGGGCTGGCCGTGGAATCGGCCACTCCTTTGCCCCTCCGTGGTCTTGAAGAAACCCGCCAGAGCGATGTGGCGGGTTCCTCCAGGACCACGGGTGACCAGGTCTCCGTGCGCCACGTGGTGATCACCGTCACCCAGGGGGACGCCGTCGACCGCTACCAACTGCTCGTGGGGCTACGCCCCGAGCTGCCCCAGCGCCTGCGCCACGTCGCGATCGGCGAGACCGCGGAGGGCTTCGCCTACGACGCCGTCCACGACGCCGACGTGACCGGGGTGCTGCTCGCGGCCATGGCCGGGGACGCCGACGTCGGGCCGCTGCGCTTCCGGCGCATGCCGGGTACCACGATCGACACCTCGCTGCGCAGCCTGGTCCTCGGCGGCGAGCAGTCCAACACCTCGCTGGTGTTCGGCGACGCCTACATCTGCAAGCTGTTCCGCAAGCTGATCCCGGGCGTCAACCCCGAGGTGGAGGTCGTCTCGGCCCTGGCCCGCCGGGGCTCGCGCAACATCGCCCGCCCGTACGGCTGGGTCGAGACCGACGTCGACGGCCAGAGCACCACGCTCGCCTTCGTCCAGGAGTTCCTGTCGACCGCCAGCGACGGCTGGGCGCTCGCCCTGACCAGCGTCCGCGACCTGTACGGCTCGCCGCCCGGCACGCCGTGCTGCGACGCGGGCGGCGACTTCGCCGCCGAGTCGCACCGGCTCGGCATGGCCACCGCCCGTCTGCACCGCCAGATGGCCGACGCCTTCCCCACGAGCACGATCGAGGCGCCCGAGGTCAAGCGCATGGTCGAGGGGTTCAGGCGCCGCCTGGAGTCGGCGATCTCCGAGGTGCCCGAGCTGGCCGCGCACGCCGGGGTCGCGCACCAGGCGTTCGACCGGCTGGCCGACATCGGCCGGCCGATCACGGTCCAGCGGGTCCACGGCGACTACCACCTCGGCCAGGTCATGCGGACGCCGAGCGAATGGGTGGTCCTGGACTTCGAGGGCGAGCCCGGTCAGCCGCTGCGCGAGCGCCGCGCGCTGGACTCCCCGCTCAGGGACGTCGCCGGCATGCTGCGCTCGTTCGACTATGCCGCGCGCCACCTGCTGTTCGGCCGTCCCGACGCCGAGGCGCTGGAACCGTGCGCGGCCGAGTGGGCCGAGCGCAACCGCGCGGAGTTCGTCGCGGGCTACTCGGCGGCGGGGGGCAGGATCCACGGCGACGACGCGGTCGTGCTGCGGGCGCTGGAGCTGAGCAAGGCCGCCTACGAGGTGGTCTACGAGGCGCGCAACCGCCCGACGTGGCTGCCGATCCCGCTCGCCGCCTTCACGCAGGCCGCCCGGTAG